The Desulfovibrio psychrotolerans nucleotide sequence ATAACCGCACAAACATTGCAAGTTTGAAGCATCCCGCCCGCCCTTTCCGGCACCTGCACCCGCATTCCCCAAAATTCCCCCTTAAATACTGGCCGGGTAGCGTCTTTCATCAGACTTTCCCCCGATATTTCAGCCAAAACGCAGCAGACAATATTGTAAACCGTCCAGTTTTTCGTTGCCCCATTGCAACCTTTTTTGGTAGCACCCTTGTGCGGGATTGAGGCATCCCGCGCCTATGCCATTACTGGGAGAATCATGTGATCCGTTTTGAACAGGTGAATAAGTGGTACGGCAGCGACCATCATGTGCTCAAGGACGTCAACCTTGAAATTGCCCAAGGCGAGGTCGTGGTCATCTGCGGCCCTTCCGGCTCCGGCAAAAGCACACTCATCCGCTGCATCAACAAGCTGGAACCGATCCAGAAGGGGCGCATCATCGTGGACGGGCTGGACCTCCACGACCCCCGGCTCAATCTTACCAGCCTGCGCGCCGAGATAGGCTTCGTTTTCCAGCAGTTCAACCTGTATCCGCACATGACGGTTCTGGAGAACATCACCCTCGCCCCCACCATGGTGCGCAATACCCCGCGCGCCGAGGCGGACAGGCTGGCCATGGAACTGCTGGAAAAGGTGAACATCCCCGACAAGGCGGGTGCCTACCCCAGCCAGCTCTCCGGCGGCCAGCAGCAGCGCGTGGCCATTGCGCGCGGCCTTGCCATGAAGCCGAAGATCATGCTCTTCGACGAACCCACCTCCGCCCTCGACCCCGAAATGATCAACGAAGTGCTCGACGTCATGAAAGCCCTTGCCCGCGAGGGCATGACCATGGCCTGCGTGACGCACGAGATGGGCTTCGCGCGTGAGGTGGCGGACCGGGTCATTTTCATGGATTTCGGCGAACTCATAGAGGAAAACACCCCCAACGAGTTCTTCAACAATCCCAAGCAGGACCGCACCAAGGATTTTCTCAGCAAGATTCTCTCGCACTAGCATGGACACCGGGCACCGGCCTGCGCCGGAGCCTTCCGTATGTTGAGGCGTGCACCGGGGCACCGGGCACAGAGGAAACTGAAAACACTGGGAGTAGAACATGCGTATCGGAAGAATTATCGCCCTCGCGCTGGCCATCACCATGGTGGCGTCGGCCGCGTTTGCAGGCCCGGTCTATGACCGCATCATGCAGGAAAAGAAAATCCGCATCGGCATCATGACCGACTCCATCCCCGGCGCCTTCTTTGACGAAAAGGGCGAATGGACCGGCTTTGACTACGACATCTCCACCGAACTTGCCAAGCGCATGGGCGTGGAACTTGAGCGCGTAAAGGTCAACAACAAGACCCGCATCGCCTTCATCCAGCAGAACCGCATAGACGTGTCCGTTGCCAACATGACCCACACCCGTGAACGCGACAAGTCCATCGACTTCTCCATCACCTACTTCTTCGACGGCCAGAAGGTGCTTGCCAAGAAGGGTGCCTTCGCCTCTCTGGAAGACATGAAGGACAAGAAGATCGCCACCATGCAGGGCACCACGTCCGAAATCAACATCAAGAACGCCCTCAAGGCCCTTGGTGTTGCCAACCCCGATGCCAACGTCATCTCCTTCCAGAAGGAATCCGAGTGCTTCCAGGCACTAGAAATGGGCCGCGTGGCCGGCTGGACCACCGACGCAACCATCCTCCTCGGCTATGCCGCCAAGAAGCCCGGCGAATTTGAACTCGTAGGCGATTTCCTCTCCGACGAACCCTACGGCATGGGCCTGCCCCAGGACGATTCCGCCCTGCGTGACGCAGTGAACTTCGCCCTGCAGGATATGTGGCTCGACGGCACCTACATGGCCATTTACAACAAGTGGTACGGTCCTGAGACCCCCTACGCCATGCCCATGACCGACCAGATCGAAATCTGGCCCTAACCGTCTGCTGAAATCCGTTTCGACAGGCCGTTCAACAATGGCAGAATGCAGGGCGCGCAAAATGTTCAGTTCCAAAGCGTATGCAGGCATACGCGAAGATAGGAACGTTTCGCTGCAACACAGCAGACCGCCTTTCCCCAACGGCCGCATACCATCTGGTTGCTATTGATAATCGCCGTGCGCCCGGCTCAGCCGGGCGCACGCTTGTCTGCACCAGATAACGGGCCATGCGCCCGTCCGCGCACCTCAACACAATGGTTTGCTGTTCATGATACGCTTCTGGCTGGAAAAGAACTGGGTCCAAAACGCCGTGCTGTTCACGCTTGCGGCACTCATGGTCTATTACTGGGGCTGGGTTTTCGACTTCGGCTACAAGTTCGAATGGTCCATGCTCTACACGGTGAACGAGACCTACCAGATCAATCTGGGCTACGAGATCCTCCGCGGCCTGTGGGTCACGGTAAAAATCACCGCCGTCAGCGCCGCCATCGGTCTTGTTCTGGGCACCGCCCTCGGCCTCTCCCGGCTTTCAGACTTCAAGCCCCTGCGCTACACCGCCACCTGCATCATAGAATTTTTCCGCAACACCCCGCTTCTGGTGGTGCTGTTCTTCTTCTATTTCGCCCTGCCCCGTGCCCTGCCGGACACCCTGCGCGAATGGGTGTTCAGCATGCAGTTCGAATTCTGGACAGCCGCCGTGGCCGTGGGCATGTACACCAGCGCCTTCATGGCAGAAGTCATCCGGGCGGGCCTGCAATCCATCCCCAAGGGCATACTGGAAGCATCCTACTCTTCGGGCCTCTCCTACGTACAGGTGCTGCGCACCATCATCCTGCCCCTGGCCTTCCGCGAAATCATCCCCCCGCTGGGCAGCGAGTTCCTCAACAACATGAAGAACACCTCGCTGGCCATGTTCGTGGGCGTGGCAGATATGACATGGCAGGCCCAGCAGGCAGAGGCACTCACCTTCAAGGGGTTCGAGGCCACAACCGCCGCATCGGTCATGTACCTCTCCTTCTCGCTGATCATTTCTTTTGTGCTGAACGGCGTAAACTCCCGCCTGCGCACCGTGGGCAACACCGGAACCTCCGTCCCGGCACTCTTCGTCAATGCGCTCTGCTGGCCTTTCGGAACAGCCAGCCGCCTGCTGCTCAACCCGGTGGGGCGTTTCCTGCGTGCCCGCAAACGCAGGCAGGCAGCAAGCACCTATCTTTCCAGCACCCGCGCCGCATGGCTGGCCACGCTGCGCCGGGGCAGGCAGGCACTCATCCTTGCTTCCAAGGCAGCCTTTCTGGCCTTTCTCGCCGCCTGCCTCTATACCGTGGTCAAGGGCGTGCTCGGCTTTGACTGGGCAGTCGTCGCCCGCGAATTTTCCAATCTCATCCTCTGGCAGTTTCCCAACGAGGTGGCAGACCCCTTCCTCGGTCTCGGCGGGTTCGCACTCTCGTTCATCATCGCCGTGGTCGCCATTGCGGCCAGCTTTGTCATCGGGCTGCTGGTGGGCCTCGGCCGTTGCTCAACCAACCGCATTTTCCGCATTCCCAGCCTGCTGTACATAGAAATCATCCGCGGCAACCCGCTCATAATCGTCATCTACTGGGTCTATTTCCTCATTCCGGTGCTGTTTAACACCTTCTTCAACACGGTCTGGTCCGCCTCCATCGCGCTCACCCTGTTCACCGCGGCCTACCTTGCGGAAATCGTGCGCAGCGGCATCCAGAACATCCCGCCCGGACAGGTGGAAGCCGCCACCGCTTCCGGCCTTTCCTACTGGCAGACCATGCGCAAGATCATCCTGCCGCAGGCCCTCAAGCAGATGATTCCGCCCATCGTGGGCCTGTTTATCGCCATTTTCAAGGATACCTCGCTGGTCTCCATCCTCGGCGTCATGGAACTCACCTCCGTAGCCAAGGCCGTGGATAACCGCCTTATGGTCAACTCCATGGAAATCTGGACCCTCGCCGCCCTGCTCTACTTTGTCCCCTGCTTCTTCATGTCCAAATACGCAGACGCGCTGGAGCGGCGGCTCAGCCCGGAAAAAGTGAACCTCAAAATGTAGGGTTTCCCCTTCCCGGCACACACGGCCCCCGGACATCTCTCCGGGGGCCTTCTTTTACGCTTGCCTCCATCTCCCGCAGCCCTTCTAAGGACATAGAAATTTATTGCGACGCAAACGCATACGAATTTTAAAATTGTAACAACGAAACATAAAATGCCCCATTTTTATCAAGTCAAAAAAAATAAAAATAGTTGCAACACAAATTCCAGGCATGATAATCACATTAGGTAATTCATAAAAAAATCTCGCGCAGTTCCTTCTCACTTATAGCGATCAACGCAGCACTACCTATAATATCACATTATCTTTAGGCGGCAATAATTCATGCACGTTACCAAACAGCGTTTGTACATTTAAAAATGGAACTACTATGAAAAACGTTTCAATAAAGACAAAACTTATAGGTGGCTTTGTAAGCCTTCTCCTTCTTGTGTGCTCCGGAGTCGGATACATAGCATATGACAGAGCATTTCAGTCGTCGCTTGAGCAGGTGCAGGAGAATATTCCAAGCATCGCGGTAGATGGCGCAAAGCTTGTACGAAGCAGATTGGACTACTACATGCTTGCCTTGGAGGGTGTCGCCAACAGGCATGTGATCCGTTCCATGGATTGGGGGCAGCAACAGCCCGCCCTCGTTGCTGAAAATTCACGGCTGGGCATGCAGCAAATGGCCTTTGTCACGCCGGATGGGCATGCAAAGCTCCATGACGGAACAGAAGCGAATGTCAGTGAACGAGAGTATTTCAAGCAGGCAATGAATGGTAAGACGACTTTTTCCGATGTCATCATTCATAAAGTCCTCAACAAGCCGATTATGGTTGTCGCGTCTCCTGTCAAAGACGAAAACGGCAAGGTTGCAGGCGTAGTCTTCGGCATTTTGGATGCTGTAATGCTCAGTGAAGTCACTGACGGAATCCGGTACGGAAGATCGGGTTACTCGTACATTATCGATGGAAAAGGCGCGCTTATCGCACACGCAAATCGACAGTTCGTGCTCGACCAACGCAACTTTATTGAAGAATCCAGAACGAACAATGACTTTAAAAGACTCGCCGTTATGCTTCAACGAATGGTGCGTGGAGAGTCCGGATTTGATGAATATAGCTTTATGGGCTCTGACCGTTTCTTCGGGTTCTCTCCTATTGAAGGAACAGCATGGTCTATAGCGGTCGGGGCGATTAAGGATGATGTCCTGGCCCAAGTGTATCAACTACGGTGGACCATTGCCTTGGCTTCAGCCGTATTTCTGGCCTTTGGCATCGGTGCGGGATATTTCATCAGTCGTGGCATCATCCGGCCCATCCAGTTGCTGATGCAGTATGCAGGTGAGATCGAAGGTGGCAATCTGCAAGCGAAGTCCGGAATCGATCAGGGCGATGAACTGGGAAGACTCAACCGAAGCATTCAGGCAATGGTAGGCAAACTGATCGAAAAAATGAATGAAGCTGATCAGAAAACTACAGAAGCTGCCGCCGAGGCCCGTCGTGCCCAACTTGCCACGGAAGAGGCAAACGAAGCCAAAAACCGTGCTGAGCGCGCCAAGGCAGAAGGCATGATGCAGGCGGCAGCCCAGCTTGAAGGCGTTGTGGAAATCATCAGTACAGCAAGCGAGGAACTTTCCGCCCAGATCGAACAGTCCAGCAGAGGCACCGAAGTGCAGTCGCAACGGCTGGGCGAAACCGCCACCGCCATGGAGC carries:
- a CDS encoding methyl-accepting chemotaxis protein — translated: MKNVSIKTKLIGGFVSLLLLVCSGVGYIAYDRAFQSSLEQVQENIPSIAVDGAKLVRSRLDYYMLALEGVANRHVIRSMDWGQQQPALVAENSRLGMQQMAFVTPDGHAKLHDGTEANVSEREYFKQAMNGKTTFSDVIIHKVLNKPIMVVASPVKDENGKVAGVVFGILDAVMLSEVTDGIRYGRSGYSYIIDGKGALIAHANRQFVLDQRNFIEESRTNNDFKRLAVMLQRMVRGESGFDEYSFMGSDRFFGFSPIEGTAWSIAVGAIKDDVLAQVYQLRWTIALASAVFLAFGIGAGYFISRGIIRPIQLLMQYAGEIEGGNLQAKSGIDQGDELGRLNRSIQAMVGKLIEKMNEADQKTTEAAAEARRAQLATEEANEAKNRAERAKAEGMMQAAAQLEGVVEIISTASEELSAQIEQSSRGTEVQSQRLGETATAMEQMNATVLEVARNASEASEATGVARSKAAEGATVVSQAVQSITEVQQASVVMKNDMGTLGKQAEGIGQIMNVISDIADQTNLLALNAAIEAARAGDAGRGFAVVADEVRKLAEKTMTATKEVGQAVGDIQQGTRKNLDNVENSVSAIGRATELAEKSGLALQEIVTLVDRAADQVRGIATASEQQSSASEQINRSVEEIDQISQETASAMNQSAQAISELAEQAIRLRRLIEDMKKG
- a CDS encoding transporter substrate-binding domain-containing protein — encoded protein: MRIGRIIALALAITMVASAAFAGPVYDRIMQEKKIRIGIMTDSIPGAFFDEKGEWTGFDYDISTELAKRMGVELERVKVNNKTRIAFIQQNRIDVSVANMTHTRERDKSIDFSITYFFDGQKVLAKKGAFASLEDMKDKKIATMQGTTSEINIKNALKALGVANPDANVISFQKESECFQALEMGRVAGWTTDATILLGYAAKKPGEFELVGDFLSDEPYGMGLPQDDSALRDAVNFALQDMWLDGTYMAIYNKWYGPETPYAMPMTDQIEIWP
- a CDS encoding amino acid ABC transporter permease, whose translation is MIRFWLEKNWVQNAVLFTLAALMVYYWGWVFDFGYKFEWSMLYTVNETYQINLGYEILRGLWVTVKITAVSAAIGLVLGTALGLSRLSDFKPLRYTATCIIEFFRNTPLLVVLFFFYFALPRALPDTLREWVFSMQFEFWTAAVAVGMYTSAFMAEVIRAGLQSIPKGILEASYSSGLSYVQVLRTIILPLAFREIIPPLGSEFLNNMKNTSLAMFVGVADMTWQAQQAEALTFKGFEATTAASVMYLSFSLIISFVLNGVNSRLRTVGNTGTSVPALFVNALCWPFGTASRLLLNPVGRFLRARKRRQAASTYLSSTRAAWLATLRRGRQALILASKAAFLAFLAACLYTVVKGVLGFDWAVVAREFSNLILWQFPNEVADPFLGLGGFALSFIIAVVAIAASFVIGLLVGLGRCSTNRIFRIPSLLYIEIIRGNPLIIVIYWVYFLIPVLFNTFFNTVWSASIALTLFTAAYLAEIVRSGIQNIPPGQVEAATASGLSYWQTMRKIILPQALKQMIPPIVGLFIAIFKDTSLVSILGVMELTSVAKAVDNRLMVNSMEIWTLAALLYFVPCFFMSKYADALERRLSPEKVNLKM
- a CDS encoding amino acid ABC transporter ATP-binding protein, encoding MIRFEQVNKWYGSDHHVLKDVNLEIAQGEVVVICGPSGSGKSTLIRCINKLEPIQKGRIIVDGLDLHDPRLNLTSLRAEIGFVFQQFNLYPHMTVLENITLAPTMVRNTPRAEADRLAMELLEKVNIPDKAGAYPSQLSGGQQQRVAIARGLAMKPKIMLFDEPTSALDPEMINEVLDVMKALAREGMTMACVTHEMGFAREVADRVIFMDFGELIEENTPNEFFNNPKQDRTKDFLSKILSH